The following is a genomic window from Prunus persica cultivar Lovell chromosome G7, Prunus_persica_NCBIv2, whole genome shotgun sequence.
TCTagccaatatcaggtgaataacgaATTGATGGCTTTCCATGATTCTTCCTTAAAGGTAATTGGTTTCTTATAGATTTATCCTCTAAATTCACAAGtgtagtaggagtagttacctcaaggatattctcaggagattagtctattggtactgttgagttagagggggtcttcatcttgttgttttgtattgtctgtaggtgtgAGACTCATATAAGAAACATCTTTACAAcgatcaggtgggtcaggcgattgatcgctatgaatgaGCGATTGATCGCTTTCGGGAGAGAGTAATatcgtgctccagactcgggaCGATCGATCATTTCTGTATACATgagaatttcttcattttccaagttactccaattctgctcttcGCTTCGTATCTCCCCCCGAAgcgtagaattggatgatgggtcatgaaAGAACATATCAAattccagaaaggtcacatcTAAGTGACATAGGTACGtcggtaggagggtgataacagcggtagcttttctgatgagtggcataacccacgAAAACACAACGAAGTGCACAGGAATCAAGTTTGCtaagttgatttttgtggaggtGAACAAAggccacacatccaaagattcgaGGTGtgagtgttggcgagtccttacttagttaggattttggttccttacttagttagaatgttggttacttaccaattattagttagtcctattgtaatagagatttatttcctattgtaatttagatatatttcctactttatttagggttaacacatctttgtactAGTATAAATACCTTCATATtggaaaagaataataatatgagcgTATATGAGCATAATTGAATATTTGCtctactttgtttgacatggtatcagagccaggttccgatctagggacatgtgctTGCGTTCTCCTTGTAATTCAAGTGCTCTCTTCCCCTCCTCTTCGGGGGGGGAAGGGAGTGAAAAAGATCTATTTCTCATTCCCATGAAGATATTGCCTATTTCTTCATTCCGACGGCCCCTTCTCTTCAGGAGGAGAGGGggagtgaagagaagttgtctCTGCAATAATGAAAGTATTTGTCATTGTTATgacattaaatttaataaaatggcAATTACAAATAATTAACCTCGTTGCCAAGATTTTCGCCGTTTCAAATATTATCCCTCTCGTTTGCCAATgcatctctccattttcctaaatctttattcaaaatttccatCTACTAGCCAAGGTCATTTCCGTACGAGCCCAACTCgatctttcacaaaatgcagcatgaatttttctccacatatgagataacttcatctcattgctcATGATTGGACATTGACCATCTTGGACCCTACACTCGCACAACAAAACCTTTTCCATGGTTGTCCACGACCATCTGGAAGAggccatttgtatttttacacaaatgaaatttagtagtagaaaatttggtgtggaaagtgaataatgttggaaggagaagaatttatatgaggatttggtgtggaaagtgaagaaTATTGGCAggtattttatagaaaaaaaattcagaattttttagttttttttttataaaaaaattcaaaatttttttaaaaacaaattggcAGCTGTTGGATTGGAGGAGAAATATTGGATCAGACACCCCAGGAAGCGCCACATGGCTTCTATCCTTTGGGGGAAGCAGGTTTAATGCCAGCCTGGTGTCAGTGGTGATGTCATCAACCTTTGGGCAATAGCACGGGCTTAATTTTCCTTTGGGCTTGCCCGGGTTGGTGGCCCTCACCTGTTGCCTTGGCTGTCGAGCCTGGGGCCCACTCCTGCCCTGTCTGGTCGACAACactggaaatgctctaaggATAAAGGCCACATGGCCATTAAATGGCATCCCTTTGTTGGTTAAGATCAAAATTAACTTTGATGATTCAATCCGAAACAAGAATCCACTAGGTTCGTCATACGTGATAGTGATCGCCATAGCTTACTTGCAAGTGCGAATAAGATTGCTGAGACTACTACAATGTTGCAGAGAGCATTGCTTTTTGGGATGGGCTTGCCCATGGCCACAACCGTGGATGGCGAAAACTTATTGTTGAAGGTGATTGTAAACTTATCATGGACAATGCCCTAAAGAAGGTTTCGACTCCTTGGAGTATTCAAAAAACTATTCAGGATATTTGGAAGCTTAGATCATTTGGAGAATCCATTCTCTTTCAACATGTTGAGTCACGAAAagaatttgggaaaaaaaagtgATTATCTTATGGCTAAAGAAAAAACGAATTTGAGATTGCGTAGCATTTTCCGTTAGATTATTCTCAAGTTAAGTATGCATAACTCCAAAAGGTAATATATAGGATTCttcaaatttgtattttcttaaGACAAAAATCTAGTAATGATTGCTGAATTATACCCTTACTTATAGTTTCGTCcctatatttttattgatttggTTGAAATTATCTATTTATGGCACTTTCTTCTACTTCTAAAAAGGGCGATAGATTGTGATGTGGGAACAATTTAATAGAAACTGCTATGGAATCTCAGTTTTAGTTTGGATATTACATTCTTGAGTAGAGTAGAGTTTTGGAATATGGGTTTGGTAAAGTTTATTTAAAAGCACGAAAAGCATCTTACCCTCAACAAGAAGgagccaaagaaagaaagggatctttgtttctttattgaGATGTTCAGggtttcttctcctctctagCTATCTTTGTTTCctataatcattttattagtcTCTGAACTTAGATTCGATTtacatttgagtacctcaattcccaagatgGTACCCGTGGTCTTTCAACTTCATTTTCGTTATGATTAACAGTcctgccgtcaattttgttaactttttctgttaaatacaGGGGTgaaatgatatttttatattaaaaccaaaaaaataattaattaattatatctttaaaattgtaaaagaacatcaaataaaaaaccaacaaaaaaaataaataaatcatcgtccctctctctttctctgtttgaTCTCTCAACCCAATTGAGATGAAGAACATCAGCAATACAAAGTTGATCATTCTCTATCCCTACATCCAGAAACAAGGAACATCCAACCACCTCTGGCTTCTAGCCTTCATGTCCATCTTCACACTCGCCTTCCTTCTCACAATCATTTACACAAACGGCTTGTACGCATACTCATCAACCACAACAATCACCATCTCCGCCGCCACAATAACCACCACAACAACCGCCTCCACCGCCGTCCCCTTGCTCCCCACCACCGTCATCAACACCCTCCTCTACTACACCCCCAAATCCAACGACACATTCAAAATGTCGTACGCCGACATCAAGCCCATCTCGGACGCCCTCCGGAAATGCTCAACCCCCTGCAATTTCCTCATCTTCGGCCTCACCCACGAGACCCTCCTCTGGAAGGCCCTCAACAACAACGGCTGCACCGTCTTCATCGACGAAAATCGCTACTTCGCCGCCTACACATGGAGGAGAAACACCTGGAAATTGACGCGTACGACGTGCAGTACACAACAAAATCGAAAGAGCTCAACGAGCTGGTGGCGGTGGCAAAAGAGCAAATACGGAACGAGTGCAGGCTGatgcagaaaaaaaatttcatcgtCCACACACACCCCACCaaccacccccccccccccaaccAAAATCTCCTCGTCCCCGACCCCATTCCAAATCAAAACCTGTTATTGTATCAAAAACCAATTTTTCATAATCTTGAGTTCTTCTTATCTGTATGCATAATTCATCTTgcatttaaatcaaatcaaaacttaTACTAAAAGAGAGGCGAAGATGGAGATGGAGAGGGGTTGGGAAAGAATGGGTGAGGTCATGGTTGGGTTGGTTGGGGAAGGGAAGAGAGATGGtgacagatttttttttttttttttttggtcaacaggtgacagatttttttgttttcaattttcactttaaatttatttgtttgatatcatttaactttttttttattaatatttgaaaaagaaattattacTTTTTTGTCCACGTGGAagttca
Proteins encoded in this region:
- the LOC18770947 gene encoding protein IRX15-LIKE — its product is MKNISNTKLIILYPYIQKQGTSNHLWLLAFMSIFTLAFLLTIIYTNGLYAYSSTTTITISAATITTTTTASTAVPLLPTTVINTLLYYTPKSNDTFKMSYADIKPISDALRKCSTPCNFLIFGLTHETLLWKALNNNGCTVFIDENRYFAAYTWRRNTWKLTRTTCSTQQNRKSSTSWWRWQKSKYGTSAG